The Zalophus californianus isolate mZalCal1 chromosome X, mZalCal1.pri.v2, whole genome shotgun sequence genomic interval AATGTTCCCAAAGCCAGAGTagggccagggcaggggaagATCAaccatgggatttttttttttaagattttatttatttatttgacagagagagagagacagcgtgaaagggaacacaagcagggggagtgggagagggagaagcaggcttcctgcagagcagggagcccaacgtggggctcgatcccagaaccccgggatcatgacccaagccgaaggcagacgcttaataaccgagccacccaggtgccccaaacatgggaTTTGTTGTTGGGTCTGTGTGGCTCCCACCCAGGGCAAGACAAAGTACCAGGCAGGCCAGTCCACTCGCCCCTACTTACATTCCATGGTGTCTTCATTGGCCTGCTCGGTATCCTCAATATCAAAGACTTCGGTCATCTCCTTAATGATCTCAGCACTGAGATGGGCAGGCAGAGTGTGGGTGGCAGGTGGGAGTGTATAGAAGCTGATCTTCCCACTGCATCGGGAAATGGGAGGAAACTGGTGATGTCATTAAGAGAGCGAATGACCAATCGAAGAGAGGATGAGTTCCCAAGTCAGAAAAAATGAGGAACAACAAGAAAACCCACAGTAGCTTCCGAACAACAAGAAGTTGAGTTGCTGGATAGTCACTGGCCATAAATTCCTGATGGGGACATGACCTGGTGCCTTGGCCTTCCCCTACCCTAGGAAACAGGCTGCCAGGCTGCCCCACCGCTGCAATAAACACAGATGCACCCCCCTTTGTGGAGTCTGACTCTCGGCAGGTGCACCCTCACCCCTAGCCCTCTCCTCACCTCACCCAGTCAGCCAGAACAGCTTTGGCTGCCTGCTCCTGACTGTATatgcctcctttcttcttcttccccaagCGGTGAGCCACCGCAGTCAGAAAGTGCTCAGTGGTCTGGAACCCAGAGATGCCATAATAGTTGGAAATCTGgcgaagagagaaagaaaagaaatcatgaggaaaaatgaagggcgctTGGAGTGGGGCAGGGCATGAGCAAGAACCTTCTGTACCTCCTCCAGGTTACAGCGTTGCAGGATGGTCTCTACCGGGGTCACGGGGTCTGCCAACTTCTGCACGTGGATGCAGTTGCGCAGGATGGTGCCCACCTCTGAGTTCGGTCCTGGGACAATGCCTGGGGCATCCAGCAGCCTGATGAACTTGTCCAGATAGACCTCCTGCATGAACCTAGGACAGGAAAGGAGGTAAGAGAATGCAGGACACTGATAAGCTGGGATGTATCTAGTatcccccaggccccagggacacagctgggagaggggtgagggacaGACAGCATACAGATGAAGATGGGAGAgatgtggggctgggggctctggggcctACAGACCTGGGACTAATTCTAGTCTACTAATACTAGTCTAATTCTGCCACTGGGGACTGAGCTGCAGGGCTGTGGGCAAGCTTCTGATTCTCTGAGCCTCCACTGCTTCATCTACAAAGTGGAGTTGCTTATCTGTAGCCCAACCTTGCATGGCTGCTAAGAGACTTGAAGAAGCTAAGGGGGAAACCacccagctcagtgcctggcccGCACCTATGGCGTACCAGGTAAATGAGAACTGTTAGTGAGAGTGCCCAGGGAAGAATCAGAGGCTGGGCCAAGATAAGGAAAAGGGCAGGGGCTGAAGTCATGAGAGATGGGGGAATGGGAAGGTCAAGGAGCTGTGGAGTGGGGAAGCAGGCAGGTGCTTACTTGGTGACACCAGGAACGGCTCCCACACTGCATGCACGGCTGCGCTTCAGGCTATTGATCAGGCTGCTCTTCCCAACATTAGGAAGACCTATAAAGGGGCGGCAGATGGCTCAGGGCAGGAAGGGCCCTCAGGAACATTTGGGCTGGCCTGTATGTGGGTGGCCCAGGAGGGGACAATGACCGAGCTATGAAGAAGCCAAAAACAGAGCCTGGCCTCCTGCCTTCCCATCCCAGGCCCTGACCAAGCCTCAACATGGCCTACCTACCCCTTTCCTCCATTTGTGAGCATACTGGGTAGACATGTCCCTCTCTCTAGATAGGACACTCACCTTCCACCTACAACCAGCCTGGGAAAGGTGCTCAATGCAAGGCCTCTGTAACACGATCCAACAGAGGGCAGACATCAGGAAATGTCTGTGAAACAGAGAACCATCTGTCCTGGTGTGAAATTCAcctagtggggggtgggagagcccTCTCCAGATGTCAGTCTCTCTGAGCAGCTGTCTGCCTGTGGTGCATGTTTTCTGTTCAAGCATCTGTGAGCACCTCTAGGCCTGTGGATGTCTTTGTGTGCTACCCCCTCACCAGGTCTCTTGTTCTCATCATTCTCCTTCTCTGTGTGCCAGAATTTATGCACAGaccactctctcattctcttaagattttatttatttgagagagagaacaagagagagcattagtaggagggggaggggcagagggagaggcagactccccactgagcagggagcccgatatggggctcgatcccactgggatcatgacctgagcctaatgCAGAAgtttaatccactgagccacccaggcgcccccagacaccTCCCTTATGGATGTACCTATGTGTGTGTACCCCTCATGTGTGGAAGTCTCTGTACAtcagtgtgtgtgtacacacatgcacatccaTATCTCTTGGTTGTTCTCATTCTAAATATTACTTTTTCCATGTTTACTTTCTCCCGCTCAGTCTTTTTCtctaacatatttttctttctctgtgtagcTCTACCTAAGCACCTTACTCTGCTggtctgtctctttgtctctcattctgGCCACTGTCATTTCtgattctccccaccccaccaatTCTGCCCctctttttggtttttgcttttttaagtttaaattcaattaattaacatataatgtattattagtttcagaggtggagctcagtgattcatcagtgttatgtaatacccagtggtcattacatcctgtgccctccttaatgtccatcaccagttatcgcatccccccacacccctccactccagcagccctcagtttgtttcctatgattaagagtctcttatggtttttctccctgatttcttcggttttttttcctttcttcccctatgatcctgtcttgtttctcaaattcctcatatccgtgagatcatatggatacttgtctttctctgatggacttattttactcagtgcccctccccctcccgctaatgctctctcttgttctctctctcaaataaataaaatcttaaaaaagaatgagagagcagTCTGTGCATAAATTCTGGCACACAGAGAAGGCGAATGATGAGAACAAGAGACCTGGTGAGGGGGTAGCACACAAAGACATCCACAGGCCTAGAGGTGTTCACAGATGCTTGAACAGAAAACATGTACCACAGGCAGACAGCTGCTCAGAGACTGACATCTGGAGAgggctctcccaccccccaccaggtGAATTTTACACCAGgacctctagttctatccatgttgttgcaaatggcaagatttcatttttttttatcctgcccCTCTTTTCAATTCCCTCGATGACAACTTCTCTCAGTGTCTTTCGGTGTTTCTTCTCTCCATGGGCCCGTCTCTGTATGCTTCTCTGTACTGTTTCATTGTGCTTTCTTCTGTCTATGTCTGTATATCCCTAgccttccctctgtctctatTTCTCTACGAACATGTATCTATCTCATCATAGACATGTTTGTGtatttgtctccctctgtgaCTCTGGGGAAGTGACTGGGTCCAAGGGTCCAGTGTATCTGGGCACAtgtgtctctctgtgcctctattCGCTTGTGAGCAGAGTTGGGGCGAGTATGTGGGAAGGACCTGGGTCTACATGTGTGTTGCCTCTGGGTCTGGACATGTCTGCACAAGTGTGGATCTGTACATGTATTTGTGGATCTGCATGTGTTccaggactgtgtgtgtgtgtgttcctctaTGTCTAACTCTTTGTCCCGGTTCCTTCCATATGTACCTCTCTCTGAATCTGTCTATCTgtgtctgcctgtccctctcattgttttgttttttaaagattttatttgtcagagagagagcgaaagagcacaagcacaagcagggggaggggcaggcagaggaagaagcaggctctctgctgagcaaggagcccaatgcggggggggggggggggggggggggggggtcctaggatcacgacctgagccagaggcagacgcttaactgactgagcccccaggtgtcCCTTTCTCATTGTTTCTTTGGTATGCATGTCTGCCTCTCTACAGGCATAAAGTATCTAGCTCTCTTATGTCTCTCTGCAGGTCTTCTATAGTCCTTCTGGTATCTTTTTCTGATCGTTATCTCCCTCTCTCGGCATGCCTCTGTCATTTAAATCCACCCTTCCTTTCCACTCCCCACCAATCCCATCATTTCCCAGTTCTTTTTCTATGTCTATTCAGGTCTGTatatctctccctttttctcagtgTCCAGCTCTCTCCCAATGTCTTTCTCTTTTGGCTTCACTTCATCTCCCTGACAGTCTATCTCTGCTTCTCtcaatttccctcttctttcccctaTCATCCTTCCCTCAGTGCCCTGGGTTCCAGACAGGCCCAGGTTTGAGTACCAGCTCTACCTTGTCTCACACAGGGCTGATCCCCACAAGTCcctttcacttctctgggcctcagtgtccttatctgtcAGAGATATGTTCactcctcccccccaccacccacagCTCTGGTAGGATGAGATGGCACCAAATCCAAGCACAACCCTGTGTATTTGATCCACGGTTCTAATACTCAATGCATGGTGGTGATTCCCAGTATGCCTTCCTATGTCCACCAATATGTATCACAAGTCACAAAACCGTTTCTGAACTGCTCCTCTCTTCCTCAGAGGGGTAACACAAAGCTCCCAGAATCCTTTGCCCAGTGAAACCCCTGCCCAAAGAATGAGCCTGGGCCCCATGGCCTCCCCACAGGTCTTACCCACAACACCCACACGGATATGAGTGCGCACTTCGCCAAGGCGGCAATAGTTCCCCAAAACCCTCATGAGGTTTTCAGCTCCAAAGCAGGCTTTGCTTTTCAGCAGTGACTCGGAGGCCTGATCCACTGGTACAGTGCAACGATTCTGGAAACCGAGGGGTATTACAGAAGAGGCATCAGGTGGGAAATACAGTCTGAGTCCAGATTTCCAACTTTCAATGAAACTTTCAGGGCCACCTCCCTGTGATCACCGAGCTCCCCAAGGCTGAAGCAGAGGGCTTCTCATGAAGGCCCTGAATACCCGCCATTTCCCTGCTTGCACAAGGCTTGTTTTTCCACTGTCATTGCGTCTTCAGTCTTCTCTGTCCCTGCCTCTCTCTAGACACACGTATCTCTTGCCTCCCTCAGCAGGGAAAGGATGGCACCCCAGCTTCTAGTCAGGCCAGGTTTGagttccagctctgcctctcacAGGTGTGTGGGCATCAAATcctgcttcccttctctgggtttcagtgccctcatccacaaaatggggacACTGCTCTCCCTACCTGTGGTGGGAAGACCGCGCCTGGCCCATAGCCTACCTTCCCTTAATTCCTCACACAAGACAAGGCCACTCCAGCTTCCATCTCCTTACTCCTGATGCCACCTCCTCAGCCCAGAATGCCCTTccacctcttcctctctccttacTTACCCACCACAGCACTGCAAATTAGGAATTAAGCTAAATATCCATCAGTAAGAAATAGGTTAAGGAAATACATCCTTAAAGTGGAATACAAATGAAAGAGAGCTGTTAGAAAAGGATGCTCACCACATTTTTGCCATCGAGAAGgccaaaaattatataaatgaggTATCAGGTTTCCCCAAATGAGTAAAGATTAAAATGTTTAACGATAGCAAGTGTTGGAAAGGGTGTAGGGAAATAAGCCCTCTCACACATTCATCTACCCCAGGGGTAGGAagataaattggtacagccactggaAGGGAGGCAATTTGTCAGTGTCtaggaaaatgtaaaatacataccCACTCCACCCCTCAGTATCCAACCTATATAAGCGCTCGCCCACCAGCCAAGATAACATATGCAAGGGTATGTGCTAAAGTACTGCTTATAATGATTAAAAATTGGAAACTAATTTTATTTAGCATCAAAAAAGTACatctctataaaaaaaattgccacgggaaaaaaaagcaagcccCAGGATGACACATAGGACACTCCCAaacacttccttctctctctatatacatcTACATATGtataaagcacagaaaaatatctgaaaggaCACACACCAAGCTAACAATGTTGGTTACATCTGGGTATGGATAAAGGAGCCTAGAATTAAGGGTACTGGTAAAGGATATTTAAGCTGTctataattgcttttttttttctactttatttttcataaataataagTTCTACACCTAGtgcaaaattgaaaaaatatccCCTAGAACCCAGTTTCTCTCCTCAGAAGCAACCAATGTTTCTGTAACACTTTAATGTTTTACaactaaaatgtatttgtgtTAATGATACAATTAGAAAATAGTGTGATTTGtgttaaggagaaaaatgaagacatatgtttttaaaagctaaCAAATAgttaactatattttccaaattttctatggACAGTATGTATTACCCTTacatctgagaaagaaaaaaaaaaaaaaaaaactttccccaAAAGCTAAAATATAGGAAGAagtgaaacaaatattaaaaggtCATCTAGTAAGGCAAAAAGCTCAAAGTTGAAAGCCCAGTTCAATTACCAAAGGGCTGGAGGCCCCAGTCCAAGTCATGATCCTCTAACCCTGGCCCCAGCTTACCAGGTTTTTGACCTGATGCTGTGTGCTGGCCTTGAAAGCCACGGTCGGCAGCTCATTCCGAAGGTAATCCAGCCACTTCTCCACAACCTCTTTGGGGACCAGGTCTGGGGAAAATAGAAATAGGTAGGACTTATAAGGAGAACATCACTTCAGTGGCTCACTCTAAAGATATATCCACCCACACCCAAGGCTAGGCCCACCTCCTGCCAACAGATGTCTCCCTGGCCCTATCAGTACCTGTCCAGCTCCCAGgttaaaattagaaaggaaagtCTAGTCTAGGAGACTAGTTGGCCCTCTCTGAGGGGACCTCTGTCCCTTGGGGAAAATGGGCAAATTAGCTGTTTGGTCCCAGATGCCTTCCTTCCAAGCCAGGCTTCCTAAAGATTGTTTCACACTCTCTTTGTAGATCCTTCTAGGTTGGGCCAAATGTCAAAAATAACTCTTGACAAGAATATCGCTACCATTTGTGGGGTACTAACCATGCATACACCAAGCACTTTAtcattaattctcacaacaaccctgtgagattGGGACAATCACAGCCCATTTTACAGCTAGAGAAACAGAAGCTCTCAGGTGACACGACTTGTCCAAGATCCTAGAGAAAACTGACAGTACAACTGGGATAAGACCCAGACCTCAGTGACTCCTGAGTCCATGTACTCTTCTGCCCTAGTCTTTGGTTCCAGTTTGGGGCAGAGAGGAATTCTCCAGGGTTGGCCAATAAGGCTCAAAATGGCAAGAACAAGGGACTGAAAGGCAGACAGGCTTTGACCCCATCCCCAATTTCTGTtatactcgtgtgtgtgtgtgtgtgtgtgtgtgtgtgtgtgtgtgtgtgtgtgtgtgtgtgtgtgtgtctttaaacAAGTGATTTCACCTCTCAGACTCCTGGTTTTAAAAAACTGAACACAAATTCCTACCTCACACAACTGTTATAACTACCACTGAGTTGCTGAGGCTCAGGGTCTGGTCTGAGCTAGTCTTTCAAGGAGGTCTGGCCCCCGTCCTGCCTTACCCAATTCTGCCCCAACACCCACCAATCTTGTTCAAGACCAGGACGAGCTTCTTGTTGCCTTCTGCCTGCAGGACAGCCTCCTCCATTTGGAAGCAGCGGCAGCCCAATGGGTCCCTGGCATCCAGGACTTCCAAAATCACATCAGAGTATTCCACCACCTACAGGGGAAAGGACAGGGGAtgaaggcagggaaaggactGGGTGTGAATCACACAGGCCCATAAAAGAAAAGTCTTCATCTCAGTCAGGAAAAGCAGAAATGGAGGGACAATTGGATGGGATTGGTGCCCTCCCTAAAGAGCCTTAAGAAATGGGTCCCCATACCTTACGGAACTCCTTGTAATAAGCCTTCCTTGTTGCCTCATCATCCAACTGAGGAAACATATTTAATTCCTGCAGAACTTcctcctaaaggaaaaaaaaaaaaaagaatggtccagagaggaaagagggagtgAAAGTCAGGGCTTTGGAAACCATGACAGGCTGGGGGAGCAATGGGAGTCCCAGCCCAACGAAGAGTAACTTTGACCAGCCAATAAAGCTGGGAACTGGAAGAATGGATGGAACCACATAATGCATGTGTGTGCCTATGTTTAAGTATGTGTTCAAGCACTAGCTAGGGACCTGAGTGTGCACCTGTGCATGTAAGGAAAGAATGTGAGAGGGAGGTATAAGTGAGAAAAACAACCCATGTGGGAACATGGGATGCGGGAGGCAAAATATGCACTTTACGTTAGGAAAGGAACTTTGAGCTGGAAAGTGCATATTATGTGAAGTGAGAACATATGCCAGAAGGGCAGTGAGTCCCAGAAGGAAGCTGGCATCCCCCTCACATACCATCCTCTGTCAACCCTTCCCTCTCACttattccctctccccctgtcccctgGTCCTAGGTCTCCCTTCCTCTACTCCCAACCCTGTCTTTGGGGCCTATCCAGGGTTGTCCAGTCACAGATAAGGCTCAAAATggctctctgcttccttctcatacctccctccctccatccccactgTTTCTCATCTTCTCTGCACCTATTTCCTCcgtccccccccaaaaaatctcccatctttcctctttccctttcacaGAGCAACGGCAATAGATGCTTTTCAGCAAACCAGAACGAGTCTGAACCAGAAGCAAAGGTTGTCCTCTTACCTTATGCTCAAATTCCTCCTGGCATTGCAGCACATCCTGACAGTAGCTCTCGATAGTCCTGCGCCTGTGTCTCTCTTGCTCCCGGgcagcctgctgcttctccctcatctccTCAACCTAACAAGGGAACACATAGCAGGACTACAGCTGGCTAGGTCTGTAACCTAAGGGAGGTGTGGGAGACCTACAGTAACAGAGAGCGGGTGACAGAGGGAAGAAACAGAGTTGATGTGGCAGAGGTAGGAGGGGCAGGGATGCAGGGAGAGAGCAGCTATGATAGTAGGAGATACAGGatttgagagaaaggaaacaaaagatgaaggaagggaaagTGTGGCAGAGAACAATAAAAAGAGGGCgtgtgaaacagagagagaatgtgcTCTAGGCAAAGGGAGTCAAATAagaccagagggagagagaggacaaggTCCTGGGATGGTCCATCCTCTAAAgagcaggaaaaggaaggaacagCCAAAGAGACTGGGAACGAGGAAGGAGGACATCCAGGATAGTGAGATGACAAGAAAGTCAAAGTGACAGTGCTCCAAAGAAAGCATGGTCTCAAATTCTGACAATTCGGATGAGACAATGGAAGGAGACTATCCCTGAGTGTGATGGCACAGAACAAACTGGTGAGGCTGACCGGAGAGTTTTCAGTGGGGCAGTGGGAACACAGCAGGGCAGCAACGGACGGGGAGGTGAGAGGGAGATAAGCAAACAGAGACACTAAATCAAGTATCAAAGTgacccccttctcttccttcttccacaaACAGCCTCAACAACCCTAACAACTCTGGTCTTTTCCCTTTCAGTCACCACTTCTGTGGACCTGGCAGTCAGGCCaggccctctccttcctccaaggTCAAGGGCTTACCCTCTTCTTCTTTAATTCAGCCTCCCGACTGGCATGATCATTGGAGTGAACAAACTGGGGAGCAGAAGCCACTTTGGAAGctgctttctttccattctgcttTGCAGGCTGGTCACCacacaaaaggaaacaatcaaactGAGCGAATGAACCCATGGAAATCACGCTTCCTGGAGGGTTAAAGCTGCTCAAAAGTGTACTTGTagggaaaagagaggaataaGCAAAAAGAAGGGCTCTGTCCTCAGAGGTCTGCCCATCTGGCTAGAGAAGAGACCCTCCCTCTCCTAGGCAGGGACTGACTGAAGAACCCCAGGAAAGGTGGGGGCAAGTGGAAAAGTTTCCCAAGTAAAGGCCAAGGGAAATGCTAAAGTagctctcaaagtgtggttcgTGGACCAGAGCAGCACCATCACCTGGAAACtggttagaaatataaattatggcatcaaaaactaatgatgtaatatatggtgattaacataacaataaaatttaaaaaaaagaaatataaattatgggATGCCACaacagacctactgaatcagaaactcaagggtgaggcccagcaatctgtgtctTAACCAGCCCCAATTACCTGGAGGGTTGGTTAAGGTTTGAGAACTTTAACCAcgttaaaatttgagaaccactgctctggccCATCTTACCTGTCTCCACCTTTCCTAGCAGGACCAAGAGCTGGAGCCAAAGATTATGTTTTGGCCTCCCTCCTCAACAAGAGCAATAGGGACTTGGGAATCAGAGAGACTCAAGTCCCAGCCGTGCTACCCTGAACGCAGGAACTTTCTCACtaaggctcagtttcttcattttaaaaatggagcaaTCCCTACACCAAGGTAACTCAAGCACAAAGCAGCACATGGCTCATGgaggaaaattaataaatgctGCTGATTCTCTACCTCAGTcaaccagagagggagggaaagccaGATCCTCTGATTCCAATTTGCTGCTCTGTCTGGAATGACCCAACATCTACTGGGGTTTGTAGACCTCTTCTGGGGCAGGGaacctgttcctgaccttaccaACAATGGGTATACCTTACCTGGGGGTCAAGCCAACTTACCTTCTTGCAGCCTTTGGAACCTTTAcctggttttttattttctacaaaaaaaaaaaaaagccattatccACCTACCCAACATCTGTTTATACCTTAATCAAAGCCAGGCCACACCGAGAACCTAAGGAGGACTGAGCTACTATGTCTGTCCAGGCCCAGAACAACAAAGACATGGAGATGACAGCAACAGGGTCAGAGGAAGTACTGGAGAAAATGTTTGAGACATTATTTCAATGCGGACTGAAACAGTGCTTATGGGAACCCTGTGAAGAGGGCTACCTGAATGCGTGCTTTtaactcctctctctccccaaactTCTGGCTGGGAGCAACTCAACAATTGCCACACCGAGCTCAAGTTGGGGGCTGCCGGCATGGGAAGGTGATCTGAGGAGGCCCAGGTGGCTAAGCCAGGGCAGATGCCCTCAGCACATGGGGAGAGAACTGCTCCTTCCTGCTGATCCTGCTCAGGCCATTAACTCCAAAGGGACTTGCTCTATCTAGCCAAACTGTGGCCTCCATTGGATACAAGGAAGAGAGAGCTCATCTTCTTCAGTCACATCTAAACAGAGCCCAAGAACTTAAGAGGCCTCACCCTCTTCATGAGAAGTCCCATCTGTCATCCCCTTCACAGATGGCCTCCTGGGGAAGAATGGTTGCCTTAATGCTTACTACCTGTAAGGGAGCTAAAGAAATTCCTAGAGCGGTAGGTTCTGGAAGGTCAGGatatatacaaacaaatataGGAGCAGCTTGGAATTACCAGAGAACAGGCTCTCCAATAAGGTGGTTCACACCAAAGCAGAATTAATATaggaaacagaatttaaataCTATTGCAAATACTTAAGGAGATTCAAGAAGATACCTCAAAGGAActgtgtgagaaaaaaaaaattcccaaaactTGATGTTGGATAAAAATTcaatagatgtagtgaaaaacaACAAAGACACCATTAACAACCAAACTAATAAGCTGGAAAATCAAGAGAAGAGcttgcttaaaacaaaaatctaaagaaatggaaattatgagtaaaaataaaaaatggagaatgGGCCCAGGAGAGCTGGTATCTAAATAACAGGAgttcctgaaagagaaaaaggtaCAAATGGAGAagcaattattttgttaaaataatatatgaaagttCCTTAAATTGAAAACAGGCTTGAGGGTTCAGATTAGAAAGGCTCATAGGACACCAAGATTAACAAAAAAAGCCATACCATAGGCATACCCTGATGAAAATTCTGAACtctaatgataaaaagaaaatcttataaacTTCCAAACAGGAGTTTCcaacaaaggcaagagaagcagacAGCCTTCTCAAATCTACAACTCTTAACATTTAAGACAGAATAACCATtacaaagttcttttttaaaaagatttatttgagagagagaacaagcacaagcgggaggggcagaggaagaaggagaaagaattcgaagcagactctgcaccaagcATGGAGCCGGACGCAGGGTTCAatcttacaatcctgagatcacgacctgagccgaaaccaagagccagactcttaactgacttcaccacccaggcgccccgtacaAAGTTCTGAAACAAGGAACTGTGTACCAAGCTAAATTCCTATACTTAACCAACAGATTACTCTTACACAAAGTTAAAAGGCATTTTCAGATGTGCAAAGATGAGCACCTGTGTTCTGGTaaaactacagttgacccttgaacaacttgAGTTTGAACTCCATAGAttcacttatacacagatttttttgataaatacgcatagtactgtaaatgtgttttctcttccttacgattttcttaataacattgtctttcctctagcttcctttattggAAGAATACGGTACAGAGCacatctaacaaaatatgtgttaatagacTGTTTATGTTACTGGTAAGGCTTCCCATCagtagtaggctattagtagtgaagttttgggggagtcaaaagttctaTGTGGATTCTTGAG includes:
- the LOC113931545 gene encoding guanine nucleotide-binding protein-like 3-like protein isoform X5 → MMKHRHKNKKPGKGSKGCKKVEEMREKQQAAREQERHRRRTIESYCQDVLQCQEEFEHKEEVLQELNMFPQLDDEATRKAYYKEFRKVVEYSDVILEVLDARDPLGCRCFQMEEAVLQAEGNKKLVLVLNKIDLVPKEVVEKWLDYLRNELPTVAFKASTQHQVKNLNRCTVPVDQASESLLKSKACFGAENLMRVLGNYCRLGEVRTHIRVGVVGLPNVGKSSLINSLKRSRACSVGAVPGVTKFMQEVYLDKFIRLLDAPGIVPGPNSEVGTILRNCIHVQKLADPVTPVETILQRCNLEEISNYYGISGFQTTEHFLTAVAHRLGKKKKGGIYSQEQAAKAVLADWVSGKISFYTLPPATHTLPAHLSAEIIKEMTEVFDIEDTEQANEDTMECLATGEADELLGDMDPLEMEIKWLHSPMMKIADAMENKTTVYKIGDLTGYCTNPNRHQMGWAKRNVDHRPRNNSMVDVCPVDRRPVLQRIMETDPLQQGQALASALKNKKKMQKRTDKLASKLSDSMMSVLDLSGNADDSAGD